A genomic stretch from Haloferax sp. Atlit-12N includes:
- a CDS encoding uracil-DNA glycosylase family protein, with amino-acid sequence MRNVTDRTRNPFDMRPSCDRFVPGYGDANADFHVIGDHPGVHGGIETGIPFSGEAGDKLFAALEDGELLAEAGDEPTVNSTFLSYLHMCVPDGTPSAADYTDMERFFDAELRAIAAHVLLPVGAVATKHVLNNYTSVGWKTDVDMEELHGEELRGSGFLVLPIKDPAEWDDGDHDELVAGLLELQSTDFRRESDLGRFMPGADPYLVR; translated from the coding sequence GTGAGAAACGTAACCGACCGCACGAGAAATCCGTTCGACATGCGACCGTCGTGTGACCGGTTCGTCCCCGGCTACGGCGACGCCAACGCCGACTTCCACGTCATCGGCGACCATCCCGGCGTCCACGGGGGCATCGAGACTGGCATCCCCTTTTCGGGGGAGGCGGGCGACAAACTGTTCGCGGCGCTCGAAGACGGCGAACTGCTGGCCGAGGCCGGCGACGAACCGACCGTCAACAGCACGTTCTTGTCGTACCTGCACATGTGCGTGCCGGACGGGACGCCGTCGGCGGCCGACTACACCGACATGGAGCGCTTTTTCGACGCGGAACTCCGTGCCATCGCCGCGCACGTCCTCCTGCCGGTCGGCGCGGTGGCGACCAAGCACGTGCTGAACAACTACACGTCCGTCGGCTGGAAGACCGACGTGGACATGGAGGAACTCCACGGCGAGGAACTCCGCGGGAGCGGCTTTCTCGTGTTGCCCATCAAGGACCCCGCCGAGTGGGACGACGGCGACCACGACGAACTCGTCGCCGGCCTGCTGGAGCTACAGTCGACCGACTTCCGCCGCGAGTCAGACCTCGGCCGCTTCATGCCCGGAGCGGACCCGTATCTGGTCAGATAG
- a CDS encoding MBL fold metallo-hydrolase has translation MAIPTDSVRRFRLRAANAYLVSDGSETVLVDAGTPRDRDRLLRGLARVDLDPGAIDRVLVTHFDLDHVGTLASLSLRDDVPIHLAEPDASHLTGASKPSLRSAKGAAQRVLTSFLDRPTNTVEVVRDGDELGGFVAYRTPGHTPGHTAFVHENHGVAFVGDMVRESNGSLGLLPGILATDAAENRRSVREFAARCPPVDVVAMGHGEPITEYGYGALKRLADKL, from the coding sequence GGTCCGGCGGTTCCGACTCCGTGCCGCGAACGCGTACCTCGTCTCCGACGGCTCGGAGACGGTGCTCGTCGACGCCGGGACGCCGCGGGACCGCGACCGACTCCTCCGCGGCCTCGCCCGCGTGGACCTCGACCCCGGCGCTATCGACCGGGTGCTCGTGACCCACTTCGACCTCGACCACGTCGGGACGCTCGCCTCGCTCAGCCTCCGCGACGACGTGCCGATTCACCTCGCCGAGCCGGACGCCTCACACCTGACAGGCGCGTCGAAGCCGTCGCTCCGGTCGGCGAAGGGCGCGGCGCAGCGCGTACTCACGTCGTTTCTCGACCGACCGACGAACACCGTGGAGGTCGTCCGCGACGGCGACGAACTCGGCGGCTTCGTCGCGTACCGGACGCCCGGGCACACCCCCGGCCACACCGCGTTCGTCCACGAGAACCACGGCGTCGCGTTCGTCGGCGACATGGTCCGCGAGTCGAACGGGAGCCTCGGGCTGTTGCCGGGCATCCTCGCGACCGACGCCGCGGAAAACAGGCGGAGCGTCCGCGAGTTCGCGGCGCGCTGCCCGCCGGTCGACGTGGTCGCCATGGGACACGGAGAACCGATCACGGAGTACGGGTACGGCGCGCTCAAGCGACTCGCGGACAAGCTCTGA